From a single Polynucleobacter asymbioticus QLW-P1DMWA-1 genomic region:
- a CDS encoding 2OG-Fe dioxygenase family protein, translating to MTAANLSPLLTPASGLADALRNNGFAVASAETVGDIANTSLVSLEDISHFWEGLPRDPYLKDGGRYRYRRHASYEIQSNTLTLVPHRAHWQSVDYNALHGGIERWFEPMQAHLIANPAWQSLLLGLGALLSGQKPVTTWFVEAHQFRIDTTDGIGRPTPEGAHRDGVDFVAVFLIDRVGIKGGETRIFEASGSTGLRFTLSQPWSLLLMNDARMIHESTPIQPLGNYGYRDTLVLTYRSNGFQDSPNRSQQ from the coding sequence ATGACTGCAGCTAATTTATCGCCCCTTTTAACCCCCGCCAGTGGTTTGGCTGATGCCTTGCGAAATAATGGTTTTGCAGTAGCTTCTGCAGAAACGGTTGGAGATATTGCAAATACTTCCCTAGTCAGCCTGGAAGATATCTCTCATTTTTGGGAGGGATTGCCGCGTGATCCCTATCTCAAGGATGGCGGTCGTTACCGTTATCGTCGTCATGCGAGTTATGAAATTCAGTCAAATACACTAACGCTGGTACCACATCGTGCGCATTGGCAGTCTGTAGATTACAACGCATTGCACGGGGGGATTGAACGATGGTTTGAGCCAATGCAGGCACATTTAATTGCGAATCCAGCGTGGCAGTCTTTGCTCCTTGGTCTTGGAGCCTTATTGAGTGGCCAAAAGCCAGTGACAACTTGGTTTGTGGAAGCTCATCAATTTCGGATTGATACCACCGATGGAATAGGGCGTCCCACACCCGAGGGTGCGCATCGTGATGGCGTCGATTTTGTCGCTGTCTTTTTAATAGACCGAGTGGGAATTAAAGGTGGTGAAACTCGAATTTTCGAAGCCTCTGGTTCTACTGGTTTGAGATTTACGCTTTCACAGCCTTGGTCTTTGTTGTTGATGAATGATGCGCGCATGATTCATGAATCAACCCCGATCCAGCCGCTCGGAAATTACGGCTATCGAGATACCTTAGTTCTGACTTACCGCTCAAATGGTTTTCAGGACTCTCCAAACCGTAGTCAGCAATAA
- a CDS encoding Bug family tripartite tricarboxylate transporter substrate binding protein, translating to MKQLSLLGMGLLISLYCTLTIADNYPTKPIKAIVPFAPGSATDQIGRAFAAKMGEALGQPVIVENRPGASGMIGADVVAKSPADGYTLLFGTNSTNAALKSLAKNLPYNQDTAFTPIGYFGSVPLIIAVNNDLPVKSLNGFVTLAKSDPGKVTFAYASASQRVSSEMLASVAGIKMTGVSYKSGPNAMTDLIGGQVNMFSSDFAVSLPQVQAGKIHGLAVTSLKRSPAIPQLPTVNEALGIKNYELIAFFAAFGPANMPKDIVLKLNNAINEAAKSKDLVERFSAMGFETQPGSPEALDKKIKLETAKWAKAIKEAGMEPE from the coding sequence ATGAAACAACTCTCTCTGCTGGGAATGGGCCTCCTTATTAGCTTGTATTGCACACTCACGATTGCAGACAACTACCCAACAAAGCCAATCAAAGCCATCGTTCCATTTGCCCCTGGAAGTGCTACCGACCAAATTGGTAGAGCCTTTGCAGCCAAAATGGGTGAAGCATTAGGCCAGCCAGTCATTGTTGAAAATCGGCCCGGCGCTAGCGGCATGATTGGCGCTGATGTCGTAGCTAAATCTCCCGCTGATGGCTATACGCTTTTATTTGGAACGAATAGTACGAATGCCGCATTAAAAAGTCTCGCTAAAAATCTTCCCTATAACCAAGACACAGCATTTACACCCATTGGATATTTTGGGTCGGTTCCACTGATTATTGCTGTCAATAATGATTTACCTGTGAAGTCGCTCAATGGTTTTGTCACACTGGCTAAATCCGATCCAGGGAAAGTGACCTTTGCATACGCTAGTGCTTCTCAGCGGGTTTCCTCCGAAATGCTGGCAAGCGTAGCTGGCATCAAAATGACTGGGGTTTCATATAAGAGCGGCCCTAATGCCATGACTGATTTAATTGGAGGTCAAGTTAATATGTTTAGCTCAGACTTTGCTGTGAGCCTACCCCAAGTCCAAGCAGGGAAAATTCACGGGCTCGCAGTCACCTCATTAAAACGCTCTCCTGCCATCCCTCAATTACCTACAGTAAATGAAGCTCTGGGCATTAAAAACTATGAATTGATTGCTTTCTTTGCTGCGTTTGGCCCCGCTAACATGCCAAAAGATATCGTTCTGAAACTGAATAATGCAATTAATGAGGCTGCTAAATCCAAAGATTTAGTCGAACGCTTTTCAGCAATGGGTTTTGAAACACAACCTGGTAGTCCTGAAGCCTTGGATAAAAAAATAAAATTGGAAACGGCTAAATGGGCTAAGGCTATTAAGGAGGCAGGGATGGAACCTGAATAG
- a CDS encoding MFS transporter, with translation MLMAQTCALLGFACYAVVLTPLQEEWGLSNLQSGLIASAFFFGYMLAVPVATALTDRIDARKVYLIGGLSAAIGLLGMGIFSHNFWTALLFMAINGAGLAGTYMPGLKILSDRIKSGELTRHIAFYTAFFGIGTGFSYLCSGWILSLLGWRYVFGLIALGPLLAFVIVLCFIPPLDHEKWSGPLQIRLRDLFPVDKWKIVLQDKKAAGFIFGYTAHTIELFASRSWIVAFFAFCAISSGESFFLAITTLAGIINFFGVPASILGNEIALRIGRQRWVCIAMITSAVLGIILASSTGHTWWLIIILAVAHAVFIMADSATLTAGLVMSAQENIKGAAMGLHSLMGFGGGLLGPAIFGFVLDIAGSRSSHAAWIWAYAAIVIWGVLFVLYERRNGWAGKSA, from the coding sequence ATGCTGATGGCACAAACCTGTGCCTTATTGGGTTTTGCCTGTTATGCAGTTGTTCTTACTCCATTACAAGAGGAGTGGGGCTTAAGTAATCTCCAATCCGGCCTTATTGCCAGCGCTTTTTTCTTTGGTTATATGTTGGCCGTACCTGTGGCTACTGCTTTAACCGACCGGATCGATGCTCGCAAAGTGTATTTAATCGGGGGCTTGTCTGCGGCAATCGGTTTATTGGGTATGGGAATTTTTTCCCATAACTTTTGGACTGCCTTGTTATTCATGGCAATTAATGGGGCCGGGCTTGCCGGAACCTACATGCCTGGGCTGAAGATTTTGTCAGACCGAATCAAATCCGGAGAGCTCACGCGCCATATTGCTTTTTATACTGCCTTCTTTGGCATTGGCACTGGTTTCTCTTATCTTTGTTCTGGGTGGATCTTAAGTTTGCTTGGGTGGCGTTATGTATTTGGCCTCATTGCTTTAGGGCCCTTGCTAGCATTTGTGATTGTTCTTTGTTTCATACCGCCACTCGATCACGAAAAATGGAGTGGGCCTTTGCAAATTCGATTGCGTGATTTATTTCCAGTAGATAAATGGAAGATAGTCTTGCAAGATAAAAAAGCAGCTGGTTTTATTTTTGGATATACAGCCCATACAATCGAGCTCTTTGCATCTCGTAGTTGGATTGTGGCTTTCTTTGCTTTTTGCGCAATAAGTTCTGGCGAATCCTTTTTTCTAGCGATTACTACATTGGCTGGAATCATTAACTTCTTTGGTGTACCTGCTTCGATATTAGGCAATGAAATTGCATTACGGATTGGCCGACAAAGATGGGTTTGTATCGCGATGATTACGAGTGCTGTGCTCGGTATTATCTTGGCCAGTTCGACTGGGCATACATGGTGGCTCATTATTATTTTAGCAGTTGCGCATGCAGTTTTTATCATGGCAGACTCAGCAACATTGACGGCCGGCTTAGTCATGAGCGCTCAAGAAAATATTAAGGGTGCAGCTATGGGATTGCATTCTTTAATGGGTTTTGGTGGTGGCTTATTGGGCCCTGCAATTTTTGGCTTTGTCTTGGATATTGCAGGCTCACGCTCATCACACGCGGCGTGGATATGGGCTTATGCTGCAATCGTGATTTGGGGTGTGCTCTTTGTGCTGTATGAGCGCCGTAATGGTTGGGCTGGTAAATCAGCTTGA
- a CDS encoding heavy metal translocating P-type ATPase: MNKATHMTCYHCSSVILPGELIEAELGGILRPFCCPGCMAIAQTIHGEGLEVFYVRRAQSGDKPAAYLASNDIPEKLKPYDDLSLRGRFTRPYGDTGVLETTLRLEKIRCAACVWLCEQHLRRIDGVSDVQINYVTQKVMVRFSPEKTSLARLLFEIERIGYEAWPFEPSLSLDRVKKERRQLLTRLGVALLGMMQVMMYAWPSYVGANDITPEFDLLLGWTSWALTVPVMVYSAGPIFQSAWRSVQSFRQIHMLNMDVPIALALALAFIAGTINLITGSGQSYFDSITMFVAFILAARYVELLARQDAQGGAEALAKQLPATCERLHSYPDSFEVEVVPVVNCNPGEVLRVSPGEVVPADGVLIENASALDESLLTGESKPVEKKIGDRVYAGTHNILNPLLMRIDAVGQSTRIAGIASLLDQALLAKPVMVSLAEKWAAYFVGCLLLSAFISSAIWLYFDPSKAWTVLVSVLVASCPCALSLAVPTAMAAAQGAVTKLGLLIVRGHVLEGLVKASDLVLDKTGTLTMGRPELQEVIHLRAGYRREDALALAAALESGQRHPLALSLLRAIESERLSLPILADPVINLLGKGLSSGSYRLGSAAWLGITPDARVGQYGQVHLADDQGLIATFVFLDTPRPGLVNLLQAAKTRNIRVHLVSGDDPATVAWWASHVGIHSYRGGCTPEDKYEYIEQLQESGRFVWAIGDGVNDAPLLARADISIAVGAGAPLAAAGADAILTASSLEPLAKTLKLADKTAVIIKENLLWALIYNLLAIPVAMMGLVNPWIAGIGMSLSSLAVTLNAWRLRKA, encoded by the coding sequence ATGAATAAAGCTACACACATGACTTGCTACCACTGTTCTAGTGTGATCTTGCCAGGAGAGCTGATTGAGGCAGAGCTTGGTGGGATCCTGCGGCCTTTTTGTTGCCCTGGATGTATGGCGATTGCACAAACAATTCATGGGGAAGGCTTAGAGGTTTTTTATGTACGCCGCGCTCAATCTGGCGATAAGCCGGCAGCTTATTTAGCAAGCAATGACATCCCTGAAAAACTCAAACCCTACGATGATCTCTCGCTAAGAGGACGGTTTACAAGACCTTATGGCGATACTGGTGTACTAGAAACCACTTTACGTCTAGAAAAGATCCGTTGTGCAGCATGTGTATGGTTATGTGAGCAGCATTTGCGTCGCATTGATGGTGTTAGTGACGTACAAATTAATTATGTGACCCAAAAAGTCATGGTTCGCTTTTCTCCAGAGAAAACCAGCCTTGCCAGACTTCTATTTGAGATAGAAAGAATTGGCTATGAAGCATGGCCATTTGAGCCATCGCTTTCATTGGATCGAGTAAAAAAAGAACGCAGACAATTACTAACGAGGCTTGGTGTCGCTTTGCTAGGCATGATGCAAGTCATGATGTATGCCTGGCCTTCATATGTTGGTGCTAATGACATTACTCCAGAATTTGATTTGTTATTGGGTTGGACTAGTTGGGCATTAACCGTGCCGGTAATGGTGTATTCGGCTGGTCCTATATTTCAGTCTGCTTGGCGTAGCGTTCAGTCTTTCAGACAAATTCATATGCTCAATATGGATGTACCAATTGCTCTGGCGCTAGCATTGGCATTTATTGCCGGTACGATCAACCTGATTACAGGATCGGGGCAAAGCTATTTTGATTCGATCACCATGTTTGTCGCTTTTATTCTTGCGGCACGTTACGTGGAGTTGCTTGCACGTCAGGATGCCCAGGGCGGGGCAGAGGCCTTAGCAAAACAATTACCAGCGACATGCGAGCGCTTACATTCTTACCCAGATTCATTTGAGGTGGAAGTAGTCCCCGTAGTGAACTGCAACCCAGGGGAAGTATTGCGTGTATCTCCAGGAGAAGTTGTTCCAGCTGATGGAGTATTAATTGAAAATGCGAGTGCTCTTGATGAGTCTTTGCTGACGGGGGAATCAAAGCCGGTTGAGAAAAAAATTGGCGATCGTGTTTATGCAGGAACGCACAACATCCTAAACCCATTGCTCATGAGAATCGATGCAGTAGGGCAGTCTACCCGTATTGCTGGCATTGCCTCATTGCTCGATCAAGCATTGCTTGCAAAGCCAGTGATGGTGAGCCTTGCAGAAAAGTGGGCAGCCTACTTTGTAGGATGTTTATTGCTGAGTGCATTTATTTCCTCGGCAATTTGGTTGTATTTTGATCCCAGTAAAGCCTGGACAGTTTTAGTCTCTGTTTTGGTGGCAAGTTGCCCTTGTGCTTTGTCTTTGGCAGTGCCGACTGCGATGGCGGCAGCTCAGGGCGCGGTAACTAAGTTAGGTCTTCTGATTGTTCGCGGTCATGTCTTGGAGGGCTTAGTTAAGGCAAGCGATTTAGTGCTCGACAAGACGGGCACTCTCACGATGGGACGGCCCGAGTTACAAGAGGTCATTCATTTGAGAGCAGGCTATCGTCGTGAAGATGCTTTAGCGTTAGCAGCGGCTTTAGAGTCTGGGCAACGCCATCCATTGGCACTTTCATTATTGCGTGCGATTGAAAGTGAGCGGTTAAGTCTTCCCATCTTGGCAGATCCGGTAATCAACCTGCTTGGCAAAGGTTTAAGTTCTGGATCTTACCGTCTTGGTAGTGCTGCTTGGTTGGGCATCACTCCAGATGCTCGAGTAGGACAGTATGGTCAAGTACATCTTGCCGATGATCAGGGGTTGATTGCTACTTTTGTTTTTCTGGATACTCCACGTCCAGGTTTAGTAAATTTATTACAAGCTGCCAAAACCAGAAACATCAGAGTGCATTTAGTATCGGGAGATGACCCGGCAACCGTTGCATGGTGGGCCTCCCATGTGGGTATTCATAGTTATCGCGGAGGCTGTACGCCTGAAGATAAATATGAATACATCGAGCAACTCCAAGAATCAGGACGTTTTGTTTGGGCGATTGGTGATGGGGTGAATGATGCCCCACTGCTTGCGCGTGCTGATATTTCAATTGCTGTAGGGGCAGGAGCCCCACTTGCAGCAGCAGGTGCAGATGCTATCTTGACTGCAAGTTCTTTAGAGCCATTGGCTAAAACATTAAAGTTAGCCGATAAAACAGCAGTCATTATTAAAGAAAATTTACTATGGGCTTTGATCTATAACTTACTTGCGATTCCTGTGGCAATGATGGGTTTAGTAAACCCATGGATTGCAGGCATTGGGATGTCACTCTCTTCTTTGGCCGTCACTTTAAATGCGTGGCGTTTGCGAAAGGCTTAG
- the ccoS gene encoding cbb3-type cytochrome oxidase assembly protein CcoS — translation MESLYILIPLSLVLVGLLAWILHWSVKSGQFDDLNGPGESILMDDDVPAQHKVSEHSQ, via the coding sequence ATGGAGAGTCTCTACATCTTGATCCCCTTATCCCTTGTATTGGTGGGACTTTTAGCTTGGATTTTGCATTGGTCAGTCAAAAGCGGTCAGTTTGATGACTTAAATGGTCCAGGTGAGTCCATTTTGATGGATGATGATGTGCCGGCGCAGCATAAAGTTAGTGAGCACTCTCAATAA
- the ccoN gene encoding cytochrome-c oxidase, cbb3-type subunit I has protein sequence MGLTVGSNQDNFNYKVISQFAIVTVLWGIVGMLVGVILAAQLIWPEITFNIPWLSYGRLRPLHTNAVIFAFGGSALFATSYYIVQRTCQVRLFCDKLAAFTFWGWQAVIVSAAITLPLGITTSKEYAELEWPIDILITVVWVAYAVVFFGTVIKRKTKHIYVSNWFFGAYILTIAVLHIVNNIEMPASLFKSYSAYSGAQDAMIQWWYGHNAVGFFLTTSFLGMMYYFIPKQAERPIYSYRLSIVHFWALNFTYMWAGPHHLQHTSLPDWTQSLGMVFSLILLAPSWGGMINGIMTLSGAWYKLRRDPILKFLVVALSFYGMSTFEGSMMSIKTVNSLSHYTDWTIGHVHSGALGWVAMITIGSLYYLIPRLVGQRDMYSTKLIELHFWIATIGVVIYIAAMWIAGVMQGLMWRAFEPDGTLTYSFVESVKATYPFYVIRLLGGLCYLSGMFIMAYNVYKTVAHKKFIDAPIPQASIAAH, from the coding sequence ATGGGACTTACCGTGGGGAGTAATCAAGATAACTTCAACTACAAGGTTATCAGTCAATTTGCCATCGTTACCGTGCTGTGGGGAATCGTGGGCATGCTCGTGGGGGTTATCCTCGCAGCCCAGTTGATCTGGCCGGAAATCACTTTCAATATTCCTTGGCTGAGTTATGGTCGTTTGCGCCCATTACATACCAATGCAGTGATTTTTGCGTTTGGTGGATCTGCACTCTTTGCTACGTCTTACTACATCGTGCAAAGAACCTGTCAAGTTCGTCTCTTCTGTGACAAGTTAGCGGCATTTACATTTTGGGGATGGCAAGCAGTGATCGTATCTGCGGCAATCACATTACCACTCGGTATTACTACATCTAAAGAGTATGCAGAGTTAGAGTGGCCAATTGATATCTTAATTACAGTAGTTTGGGTTGCATATGCGGTTGTCTTCTTCGGCACAGTAATCAAACGTAAGACAAAACATATTTATGTTTCAAACTGGTTCTTTGGTGCCTATATTCTGACGATTGCTGTTTTGCATATTGTGAATAACATCGAAATGCCTGCAAGCCTATTTAAGTCTTATTCTGCATATTCTGGCGCTCAAGATGCAATGATTCAGTGGTGGTATGGTCACAACGCAGTAGGCTTCTTTTTGACCACTAGTTTCTTGGGCATGATGTACTACTTCATTCCTAAGCAGGCTGAGCGCCCGATTTACTCCTATCGTTTGTCGATCGTTCACTTTTGGGCTTTGAACTTTACATACATGTGGGCAGGTCCTCACCATTTGCAGCACACTTCATTGCCGGACTGGACTCAGTCTCTTGGCATGGTTTTCTCATTAATCTTATTGGCTCCGTCATGGGGTGGCATGATCAACGGCATCATGACCCTGTCTGGCGCTTGGTATAAATTACGTCGTGATCCTATCTTGAAGTTCTTGGTAGTGGCGTTGTCCTTCTACGGCATGTCTACCTTCGAAGGCTCAATGATGTCCATCAAGACAGTGAATAGTTTGTCTCATTACACTGACTGGACAATTGGTCACGTGCACTCTGGTGCATTAGGTTGGGTAGCTATGATCACCATTGGCTCCTTGTACTACCTGATTCCACGTTTGGTTGGTCAGCGGGATATGTACAGCACTAAATTAATCGAATTGCATTTTTGGATAGCAACTATTGGTGTAGTGATTTATATCGCTGCTATGTGGATTGCTGGAGTGATGCAAGGTTTGATGTGGAGAGCGTTTGAGCCAGACGGTACCTTGACTTATAGCTTTGTTGAATCTGTCAAAGCAACCTATCCGTTCTACGTCATTCGTTTATTGGGTGGTCTGTGCTACTTAAGCGGCATGTTCATCATGGCCTACAACGTGTACAAGACAGTAGCTCACAAAAAATTTATAGACGCTCCGATTCCACAAGCGTCGATTGCTGCTCATTAA
- the ccoO gene encoding cytochrome-c oxidase, cbb3-type subunit II: MSEQRRFFSHETLERNVGWLIIATIAAISVAGLVQIVPLFFQHSTTEPSPGVVPYSALRLAGRDIYQREGCVGCHSQQIRTLRSEVERYGPYSLAGESVFDHPFLWGSKRTGPDLARVGGKYSDAWHQIHLNNPRDVVPESNMPAYPWLAKNAADANTIQSHMVAMRRLGVPYTDDDIANAPKELEGKTELDALVAYLQGLGINRRYIIVDEVVAK, from the coding sequence ATGTCAGAACAACGTCGATTTTTCTCCCACGAAACGCTTGAGCGTAATGTTGGTTGGTTGATCATCGCTACTATTGCGGCAATTTCAGTTGCCGGTTTAGTGCAGATCGTTCCTTTGTTTTTCCAGCATTCCACTACTGAGCCTAGTCCTGGTGTAGTGCCTTACTCAGCCTTACGTTTGGCTGGTCGCGATATTTATCAGCGCGAAGGTTGTGTTGGCTGCCATTCACAACAGATTCGTACACTCCGCTCTGAAGTTGAGCGTTATGGCCCTTACTCATTGGCTGGTGAGTCTGTATTTGATCATCCATTCTTATGGGGTAGTAAACGTACTGGTCCTGACTTGGCCCGCGTTGGTGGTAAGTACTCTGATGCATGGCATCAAATTCACTTGAATAATCCTCGTGATGTGGTTCCTGAGTCCAATATGCCTGCTTATCCTTGGTTGGCTAAGAATGCCGCTGATGCAAATACCATTCAGTCTCATATGGTGGCAATGCGTCGTTTGGGCGTGCCTTATACCGATGACGATATTGCAAATGCACCTAAAGAGTTGGAAGGTAAGACTGAGTTAGATGCTTTGGTTGCTTATCTCCAAGGTCTTGGCATTAATCGTAGATACATCATTGTTGACGAGGTCGTTGCCAAGTAA
- a CDS encoding cbb3-type cytochrome oxidase subunit 3 yields MQNIAPYLSAISTVIGLIVFIGIVWWAWSSKRQAANQESAELPFDLPDEFIKDKS; encoded by the coding sequence ATGCAAAATATTGCACCTTACCTCTCAGCCATTTCTACAGTCATTGGCTTAATCGTTTTTATTGGCATTGTTTGGTGGGCTTGGTCTTCAAAAAGACAGGCTGCCAATCAAGAGTCTGCCGAACTTCCGTTCGATCTTCCAGATGAATTTATCAAGGACAAATCATGA
- the ccoP gene encoding cytochrome-c oxidase, cbb3-type subunit III has product MSDFLGAGWSTYIALVTLVGIFWCIWLLFSQRKTKVTLKPDGQVADTGHVWDGDLRELNNPLPRWWMWMFLISCIFALVYLVLYPGLGSFPGILGYSTDGALMKSMTTANDDLKPVYAKYVKMDIEQIAADPQAREMGQRLFLNSCAQCHGSDAGGAKGFPNLTDGDWLYGGSPENIKASITNGRGGVMPPFPQLDSKQIVDVANYVRSLSGLPADDLKAARGAEVFKANCVACHGPDGKGNIAIGAPNLTDKTWLYGSSEATIVETVTKGRMAMMPAQDKVLSPEKIQLLTAYVWGLSNNKQPANTSADTK; this is encoded by the coding sequence ATGAGTGACTTTCTTGGCGCCGGTTGGAGCACCTATATCGCCTTAGTAACATTAGTCGGTATTTTTTGGTGCATATGGTTATTGTTTTCTCAACGAAAGACTAAAGTTACGCTGAAGCCAGATGGCCAGGTCGCTGATACTGGTCATGTTTGGGATGGCGATTTACGTGAATTAAATAATCCATTGCCACGGTGGTGGATGTGGATGTTCTTGATCTCTTGTATTTTTGCCTTAGTCTACCTCGTGTTGTATCCAGGCTTAGGCTCTTTCCCTGGAATCTTGGGTTACAGCACTGATGGTGCTTTGATGAAATCCATGACTACCGCTAACGACGATTTGAAGCCGGTCTACGCTAAATATGTGAAGATGGATATTGAGCAAATTGCTGCTGATCCTCAGGCTCGTGAGATGGGTCAACGTCTTTTCTTGAATTCTTGTGCACAGTGCCATGGTTCAGATGCGGGTGGTGCTAAAGGCTTCCCTAATTTGACTGATGGCGACTGGCTCTATGGCGGTTCTCCAGAAAATATCAAAGCAAGCATTACTAATGGTCGTGGTGGTGTAATGCCTCCATTTCCACAATTGGATAGCAAACAAATTGTTGACGTTGCCAACTATGTACGTTCTTTATCTGGTTTACCAGCCGATGATTTGAAGGCAGCTCGTGGAGCCGAAGTGTTTAAGGCTAACTGCGTCGCTTGTCATGGCCCCGATGGCAAAGGCAATATTGCTATAGGCGCACCAAACCTGACAGATAAAACTTGGTTGTACGGTAGCTCTGAAGCGACCATTGTTGAAACAGTCACTAAGGGTCGTATGGCAATGATGCCTGCTCAAGATAAAGTATTAAGCCCTGAGAAGATTCAGTTATTAACTGCATATGTATGGGGTTTATCAAACAATAAACAGCCAGCAAATACTTCAGCAGATACAAAGTAA
- the ccoG gene encoding cytochrome c oxidase accessory protein CcoG translates to MSDNSPVGKPIPIEVIEESLYEVRRKIYPRSVSGLFARWRLILVFATQLLFYGLPWVSWNGRQAVLFDLIQRKFYIFGLVLWPQDVIYLTLLLILSALALFLFTAVAGRLFCGYACPQTVYTEIFMWIERKVEGDRFARIRLDGEEWPWGFKKWRLKITKHFLWLLIAFWTGFTFIGYFTPIETLGAAVLHLSLGPWQTFWLCFYSFATWGNAGFMREQVCKYMCPYARFQSVMVDKDTFLVTYDKVRGEPRGSRSKSADQSSLGLGDCVDCSICVQVCPTGIDIRDGLQYMCIGCGACIDACNQVMEKVDYPKGLIRYTTERAIEDKESNQSAIRHILRPRVLIYIAFITVLASAFLVSLVTRNPLRVDVMRDRGALAREVDGVRIENIYRIQIMNASEHAMKVQMKATGLDGLKILNSQGQEVTEVNVGPASNQLMPVKVSTAIGVNEPGNYPIYFDVTAQELTGNESVTRKRDEKSSFIIPR, encoded by the coding sequence GTGTCAGATAATTCGCCGGTTGGGAAACCTATTCCGATAGAAGTAATTGAGGAGTCTCTTTACGAGGTCCGGCGAAAGATTTATCCGCGCTCTGTATCTGGGCTTTTTGCTCGGTGGCGCTTGATTCTCGTATTCGCAACCCAACTTCTCTTTTACGGTTTGCCTTGGGTTAGTTGGAATGGCCGTCAAGCCGTTCTGTTCGATTTAATTCAGCGTAAGTTTTATATTTTTGGCTTAGTACTATGGCCGCAAGACGTGATTTACCTCACGCTCTTACTAATTCTCTCCGCCTTAGCTTTATTTCTATTTACCGCCGTAGCTGGGCGATTATTTTGCGGTTATGCATGCCCACAAACGGTCTATACCGAAATCTTCATGTGGATCGAGCGCAAGGTTGAGGGTGATCGATTTGCACGTATTCGTTTGGATGGTGAGGAGTGGCCATGGGGATTTAAAAAGTGGCGATTGAAGATTACTAAGCATTTCTTATGGCTGTTGATAGCTTTCTGGACGGGCTTTACATTTATTGGATATTTCACACCAATTGAAACTCTTGGTGCTGCGGTTCTCCATTTGTCCTTGGGCCCTTGGCAGACATTCTGGTTATGTTTTTACTCCTTCGCTACCTGGGGTAATGCAGGATTTATGCGTGAGCAGGTTTGTAAATATATGTGCCCTTATGCACGCTTCCAAAGTGTGATGGTCGATAAAGATACCTTCTTAGTGACTTATGACAAAGTGCGTGGAGAACCTAGAGGTAGTCGTAGTAAATCGGCAGACCAGAGTTCTCTGGGATTAGGTGATTGTGTTGATTGCAGCATTTGTGTTCAGGTGTGCCCAACAGGTATTGATATTCGCGATGGCTTGCAATATATGTGCATTGGCTGCGGTGCATGTATCGATGCATGTAATCAAGTCATGGAAAAAGTGGATTATCCAAAAGGATTGATTCGCTACACCACTGAACGCGCCATTGAGGACAAAGAATCTAATCAAAGTGCAATTCGGCATATCCTCCGACCCCGAGTCTTGATCTACATAGCATTCATCACTGTGCTCGCCTCAGCCTTTTTAGTGTCATTAGTCACCCGTAATCCATTGCGAGTAGATGTGATGCGTGACCGAGGTGCCTTAGCACGTGAAGTCGATGGCGTTCGGATTGAGAATATCTACCGTATTCAGATTATGAATGCGTCTGAGCATGCCATGAAAGTCCAAATGAAGGCTACTGGATTAGACGGCCTAAAGATCTTGAATTCACAGGGACAAGAAGTTACCGAAGTGAATGTTGGCCCTGCTAGCAATCAGTTGATGCCAGTGAAAGTCAGTACTGCAATTGGCGTTAATGAACCAGGGAATTACCCCATTTATTTTGATGTGACTGCGCAGGAACTTACGGGCAATGAGTCTGTAACGAGAAAGCGCGATGAGAAATCTAGTTTTATTATTCCTCGTTAA
- a CDS encoding FixH family protein, with amino-acid sequence MTEQEINKPWWKQLWPWLLISGPAVAVIGCAITIWLAVNLYADKSLRDGVVKQGLKVEQIKDSQASK; translated from the coding sequence ATGACTGAACAAGAAATCAATAAACCATGGTGGAAACAATTATGGCCTTGGCTGTTAATTAGTGGCCCAGCCGTAGCTGTAATTGGTTGCGCAATTACGATTTGGTTAGCAGTAAATCTGTATGCTGATAAATCATTACGTGATGGCGTAGTAAAACAGGGTTTGAAAGTCGAACAAATTAAAGACTCGCAGGCCAGCAAATGA